In the genome of Rhizobium sp. NZLR1, the window ACCAGTCCTACGGCAATTATCCCGACCTCGTCGCCGAACTGGATTCTGGCCAGATCGATCTCGCGGTCACGCCGACCGGGTCGGTCGACATGCGAGCCGATCTTCATTTTGAGTCGATCCTGCCGGCACGCAACGTGCTCGCCTGCGGCGCCGGCCATCCGCTGGTACGCAAGCGCAGCGTCGCGACGGAGGATATCGTCAGCTACCCCTGGGTCGCACCGCTGCCAGGCTCGCCTCTGGTGCTCGACCTGCACAATATCCTGCTGACCCTCGGGCTCGAGGAAGTCGGCCTGCGCTATGCCGGCGGCTCGCTATTCAGCGTCGTGAACTATCTTGCCGGCACCGACGCGCTGGCGATCCTGCCGCATTCCGTGGCCTATGCCTTTCGCGGCGAAAACAAGATCACTATCATTCCGCTCGACATTCCGCAGCCCGAAAGGGTCCTGGGGATCATGACCCGCAAGAAGCCCTATTCGAACCCCGCCGGCCGCAAGTTCCTGGGCCATCTCAGGCGGGAGTTCTCCGAACTACGCCGTGCGGTCGAGAAGCATGAAAAGACGATTCACTGGGTCCAGGGACCGTTCATGGGCGAGCGCGAGCGCAAGACCGCCACGGAATAGGATTCGCGCGCAAAAACAAGGACGCGGCGACCGCGTCCTCCTACGATGCCCTATGTCTAAAGCTATCAAGCCTTGCAGCGGGACAGCACGAAATCGTGCGTCACATCCCAGAAGTCGTCGGCGAATTCATAGGTCCTGGCACGCCCGGGATCATGCACCTTATCAAACTTGGCGAGCAGGCTTTCCTTGACCCCGAAGACCGCGTCCGAATGGATATAGGGATCGTCGGGGTCGAAGATATGCGTCGTCAGCGTCTCGAAGCCACCGGCGCTGACGATGTAATGAAGATGCGCCGGACGATAGGGGTGGCGGCCGAGATTGCCGAGCAACTGGCCGACAGGGCCATCGTCCGGGATCGGGTAGTATTTCGGCTTCACGGCACGGAACCAGTAATGTCCGTCCGGCCCAGTTCGGAAAATGCCGCGCAGGTTAAACTCGGGCTGGATACCCTTCTGCTGCACGTCGTAGAAACCCTCGTCATTGGCCTGCCAGACATCGATCACGGCATTGGCGATCGGCCTGCCTTCCGTGTCGAGGATGCGGCCCTCGATCACCATGTCCTCGCCCTTGCTGTCGAGGCAGATATTGGCACCCATCGGCAATTCCGGCGCATCGGCCACGTGGAAGGGGCCGAGCACCGTGCTCTCGGAGGCGCCCGAGGGTTTTCTGTTGTTGATCGCGTCGACCAGCATCGAAACACCAAGCACGTCGGACAGCAGGATGAACTCCTGCCGCCATTCGTTGCACATCTGGCCGGTGCGGGTGAGGAACAGGATGGCCTGCATCCATTCGTCCTGCGTCGGCTCCAGTTCCTTCACCGTCTCGTGCAGCTTGCGGGTGATGACTTCCATCACTTGCTTCAGCCGCTCGTCCTTGGCGCCGGCATTGCGGCCGGTCACGACCTCGACCGAGTTCTCCTCGGTGAAATAGCCCTTCTCATGCGCTTCCATGTTCGCCTCACCGGTCCAGGATTGTTTTCAACACGCGGCGCAGTTCGCCGGCGGGATCGGCCGCCAGGCCTTCCGAACGCCAGGCGACGTGGTGGTCGGGCCGCACCAGGATGACGCCGGCATCGCCGACTTCGCGGGCGCGGGCCCAATCGCCATAGTGATCCTGCCATTGTTGCCGAGGCCCGATGATATGGGTGGCGATCGGCAGATTGAGTTCGGCGGACAAGGCCTCAGCCGCATCAACCCAGCCGCGGCCGCCGATGCCGGTCAGGATGGTGAACCTGCCATGGCCACAGAGATCGAGCGTCGAGGCTTTCTTGTTGCCGTCGCCGAACAGCCAGGCATGCGGCAGACGCGCGCCGGGCCAGGTCGTCTGCTCGAAATGCAGTTCGTTGTCCTGCGTGAAGGCGGGCTCGGGCTGGTCCTCAACTGCGACTGCCGCTGACTTGTAACGATGATTCATCTCGACGCCGTGGGCGTCGAATTCGTAGACCTTGAAGGCGATCGCCTCGCGCAGAGCAGCCCGCTGGGTCTCGGCCGCGGGCGTGTCGTCGCAGCGACGGTCCATATTCTCCTGCATCTTCACCGGATCGATGGAATCGAGCAGGCCGAGCGCGCCGAAGATCGGGCCGAATTCTTCGATCGACTGGTTGGCACGGGTGACGATCTGCTTGGCGACAGGCGCGCGCTCCTCGGTATAGGTCTCGAGCAGGCCGGGGCCGGCCTGGCCCCTGACGACCATGGCGAGCTTCCAGGCGAGGTTGAAGCCGTCCTGGATCGAGGTGTTGGAGCCGAGCCCGTTCGACGGCGGATGGCGGTGGATCGCGTCACCTATGCAGAAGACCCGGCCCTTGTGGGCGCGCGCGGCATAACAATTGTTGACCGTCCAGGTCGAGACCGAGGTGACTTCGATGTCGATATCGGGATCGCCGATCAGGTCGCGGGCCACGCCCTCGGCAAAGGCATTGTCGACATCGGGCACGCCCTGGGTGATATCGTAACCCCAGTTGATCAGCCACTCGTTCCACGGCCGGATCATGCGGACGAGACCCATGCCGATGCCGCCGACATTCGAGCCCGGCTGCAGCACCCAATAGAGCACCGAGGGACGGTGGGCCACATAGCGCGTAAGATCGGCCTTAAACACGATGTTCATCGAGCCGGCGACGCCCATCTTGCCCTCGAACGGCAGGCCGATATGCTGCGCCACCAGCGAGTTGCCGCCATCGGCTCCAACAAGATATTTCGAGCGGATGGTGAAGTCCTTGCCGGTCAGCCGGTCGCGGCAGGTCGCCGTCACGCCATCGGCATCCTGCACGTGGCTGACATATTCCGTCGACATCCTGGCCTGCGTGCCACGCGAGCAGGCGGTCTTGAACAAAAGCGGCTCCATGAAGGTCTGCGGCAAGTCGTTCATCTCTGTCGGCGAAGACAGCAGATGCTCCGCCTTGGACTTCGGATGGTTACCCCAGGTCTTAAGCCGGCCCAGCTCCTCGCCGGCAATGGACGTGCAGAACACGTTCTCGCCCATGATCTCCTGCGGGCTGCAATGGAGATAGGCCTCGGCCTCGACCTCGCGGCCGAGGTCGCGCAACACCTCCATGGCCCGTTGGTTGGTGATGTGGGCACGCGGCGTGTTGGCGAGCCAGCGATAGCGGTTGATCGCCATGTTCTCGACGCCATAGGTGGCGAGCAGCGCCGCAGTGGCCGAGCCCGCCGGGCCGGTTCCAATGATCAATACGTCGGTTTCGATGTCAGCCATCAGGCACTCCCTCGTTCGTCTTTGTTTTTGGGCTGGCCCGCCAGGATGCGGCGGACGGGAAAGAGCTGGATTCCGGTGCGGTCGGTGAATAGGCCCCACAGGCCGCGCGGCGCAAACAGCATGATCAGAATGCCGATCAGGCCGAGGATCAGCAGATACCAGGAGCCGTAGTCGGCAAGCAGGTTCTGCAGGATGTAGAAGACGATCACCCCGACGATCGGCCCTTCGATCGTGCCGATGCCGCCGATCACGACGATGAAGATCACGTAAGCCGTCCAGTCCGGTACCGAGAAGGCGGCGTCCGGCGAGATGCGCGCCTTCTGCACGTAGATCAGCGCACCGGTGAGGCCGGTCGCCAGCGCTGCGACCAGATAGACGAAGGATTTGGTCCAGAGCGGGTCGACGCCGACGGAGCGCGCCGCCTCGCGGTTGTCGCGTACGGCAGCGAGGCCAAGTCCCCGCTTGGATCGCAGCAGCTTGTAGATCGAGCCGATGGTAACCACCGCCAGGAGCAGCGCCAGCCAGTAGCAGACGATGTCGGTCGCCTGCGGCCCACGCATGCCCAGCAGATCGGCGACGAAGCGGACGCCGAACATATCACGCGCAGCACCCGAGGGCAGCGAGGTGCCGGTGCCGCCGCCCAGTGCCTTCCACTGTGCGAGCGAGAGCCGCACGATCTCGGCGATCACCCAGGTGCCGATCGCGAAATAGGCTCCGTGCAGGCGGAACACGAAGAAGGCGGTCGGTACGGAGAGCGCGAGCGCCGCAAGCCCTCCGAGCACGATGGCCGCCATCGGATCCATTCCAAGCAGGCTGACGCCGCCGAACATCGCATAAGCGCCGAAGCCGACGAAAGCTTGCTGGCCGACGGAGACGAGGCCGGCATACCCCGCGAGCAGGTTCCAGCACTGCGCCAGCACCAGCATGGTCAGGATGGAGAACAGGCCCTGGATCACGGCACGCGGCGCGAAGAGCGGCGTTGCGGAGGCGAGAGCCACCACCGCGAGGATCAGCAGGATGGAAACCAAGGAACCGCGCGTGCGCGTCGAGACGGACCAGGATGTGGAAACGTTGCCTGCCATCTCAGTCCACCGCCCGAGGGAAGAGGCCGCGGGGCCGGACGATCAACACCAGCAGGAAGGCGACATGCCCGGCGAGAATCTGCCATTCCGGATTGACCGCCGCACCCACCGTCTGCGCCACGCCGATGATGATGCCACCGGCCAGCGTACCCCAGAACGACCCCAGCCCGCCGATGATCACGGCCTCGAAGGCATAGATCAACCGCGCCGGCCCCATGGTCGGATCGAAATTCGCACGAGTGCCAAGATAGAGCGCGGCGATTGTCACGACCATCATCGCGATGCCGGTTGCGGTCGCGAAAATCCGTTCGGCCCGGATGCCCATCAGACCAGCAGTGGCGCTGTCGTCGGACGTGGCGCGGAAGGCGCGGCCGAGCGAGGTGCGATAGAACAGCAGGTTGAGCGCCACGATGACGCCAACGGCGGAAAGGAAGGTGAGCAGCGGCATCGTGCCGATGCTGATCGGCCCGACCTGCAACGAGGCCGTTTCCAGCGCGCCCGCCGAGATGCGACGGCTGTCGGCCGAAAAGCCTTGGAGAAGCCCGTTCTGGATGACGATCGAAAAGCCGAAAGTCACCAGCAGCGGCGGCAGAATATCGTCGCCAAGTGTGCGGTTGAGTACGAGGAATTGCAGCGCCCAGCCGAGTGCGAACATCACGGGCAGCGCCACCAAGGCGGCAAGGAATGGATTGAGCCCAAGCGCAGAGACCAGCAACAGCACCAGGAAAGCGGCCAGCACGATCAGATCACCATGCGCGAGATTTACCAGCCGCATGATGCCGAAGACGAGGCTCAGTCCCGCCGCGAAGAGCGCGTACAGGCCGCCGAGCAGAATGCCCTGGATGATCGTGTCGAGCCAGCTCATCGCGCATGCGCTCCGAAATAGGCCGCGTGGATATCCTCGCGGCTGAGTGTTGCCGGCGTGCCCGTCAGCGTCACCCGTCCCTCCATCATGCAATAGACCCGGTCGGCCACCTTCAGAGCCTGGCCGATATCCTGCTCGACAATGACGATTGCCGCGCCGGTCGCGCGGATCTTGGGAAAGGCCGCATAGATGTCCTTGACCACGACGGGCGCGAGGCCAAGGCTCACCTCGTCACAGAGCAGGACCCGCGGATTGGACATCAGTCCCCGGCCGATCGCCACCATTTGCTGCTGGCCGCCCGAAAGCGCCATGCCGGGCTTGTGCCGCCGCTCCTTCAGCACGGGAAAGAGCTCGTAGATTGCATCCAGTGTCCAAGTGCCGTCGCCGCTGCGGCCGTATTTGCCGATCAGCAAATTCTCCTCGACCGACAGCGAGGGAAAGAGGCGCCTGCCTTCCGGCACCATGGCTATGCCGAGCCGCACGACGTCGGGCGCGGACAGCGCGCCGATCTCGGCGCCGGCAAAGCGGATATGGTTTGGCGCATTGCGGATCAGCCCGGAGATCGAGCGCAGTAGCGTCGACTTGCCGGCGCCATTGGCGCCGATCACGGCCACCGTCTCGCCTTCGTTCAGCATCATGTCGACACCGAACAGCGCCTGGAAGTCGCCATAGAAGGCCGTCAGGCCGTGTGTCTCGAGCACCGCCATTAGACCTCGATCCCGAGATAGATTTCGCGTACCTCTTTCGAAGCCATGATGGTGTCGGGATCGCCGATGCCGATCACCCGACCGAAATGCAGCACGACGAGCCGGCTGACCACGGAAGTCAGAGCATGCAGCACATGTTCGACCCAGATGATCGACACGCCACGGCCGTGGATCTCCCGAATCGTCTCGACGAGCTCCTGACATTCTCCTTCCGTCAGGCCGCCGGCGATCTCGTCGAGCAGCAGGATCTTGGGGTCGGTGGCTAGCGCCCGGGCGAGTTCGAGTCGCTTGCGCTGCAGCAGCCCAAGCGTCCCCGCCGGCTGGTTCGCCTTCGGGTAAAGCCCGATCTTGACGAGAATGTCGACGCATCGATCGCTGACTTCGCGCTCGGTCTTGCGTGAGCCGAAGGCCGCTGCGACCAGCAGGTTCTCGAAGACCGTCAGCTTTTCGAACGGCTGCGGGATCTGGAATGTCCGGCCGATGCCGGCAAGACATCG includes:
- a CDS encoding LysR family transcriptional regulator codes for the protein MKIVEAHLVQLAAVIETGGVTEAAAMLGMTQSAVSRTISILEKRIGEPLFVSGRRPMQPTPLGEQLGQQGKSILASSRKAMEIIRSFKSGSSGRVRIGGVPFFMDAVVSPMIASFQRGEPGIMVHQSYGNYPDLVAELDSGQIDLAVTPTGSVDMRADLHFESILPARNVLACGAGHPLVRKRSVATEDIVSYPWVAPLPGSPLVLDLHNILLTLGLEEVGLRYAGGSLFSVVNYLAGTDALAILPHSVAYAFRGENKITIIPLDIPQPERVLGIMTRKKPYSNPAGRKFLGHLRREFSELRRAVEKHEKTIHWVQGPFMGERERKTATE
- a CDS encoding branched-chain amino acid ABC transporter permease, with translation MAGNVSTSWSVSTRTRGSLVSILLILAVVALASATPLFAPRAVIQGLFSILTMLVLAQCWNLLAGYAGLVSVGQQAFVGFGAYAMFGGVSLLGMDPMAAIVLGGLAALALSVPTAFFVFRLHGAYFAIGTWVIAEIVRLSLAQWKALGGGTGTSLPSGAARDMFGVRFVADLLGMRGPQATDIVCYWLALLLAVVTIGSIYKLLRSKRGLGLAAVRDNREAARSVGVDPLWTKSFVYLVAALATGLTGALIYVQKARISPDAAFSVPDWTAYVIFIVVIGGIGTIEGPIVGVIVFYILQNLLADYGSWYLLILGLIGILIMLFAPRGLWGLFTDRTGIQLFPVRRILAGQPKNKDERGSA
- a CDS encoding ABC transporter ATP-binding protein, whose translation is MPLLVLDQLSKSFGALKVADRVSFALESGEALGVIGPNGAGKSTLFNLITGNIRVDAGSIQLDGVDVTRQPPMARCLAGIGRTFQIPQPFEKLTVFENLLVAAAFGSRKTEREVSDRCVDILVKIGLYPKANQPAGTLGLLQRKRLELARALATDPKILLLDEIAGGLTEGECQELVETIREIHGRGVSIIWVEHVLHALTSVVSRLVVLHFGRVIGIGDPDTIMASKEVREIYLGIEV
- a CDS encoding FAD-dependent monooxygenase, which translates into the protein MADIETDVLIIGTGPAGSATAALLATYGVENMAINRYRWLANTPRAHITNQRAMEVLRDLGREVEAEAYLHCSPQEIMGENVFCTSIAGEELGRLKTWGNHPKSKAEHLLSSPTEMNDLPQTFMEPLLFKTACSRGTQARMSTEYVSHVQDADGVTATCRDRLTGKDFTIRSKYLVGADGGNSLVAQHIGLPFEGKMGVAGSMNIVFKADLTRYVAHRPSVLYWVLQPGSNVGGIGMGLVRMIRPWNEWLINWGYDITQGVPDVDNAFAEGVARDLIGDPDIDIEVTSVSTWTVNNCYAARAHKGRVFCIGDAIHRHPPSNGLGSNTSIQDGFNLAWKLAMVVRGQAGPGLLETYTEERAPVAKQIVTRANQSIEEFGPIFGALGLLDSIDPVKMQENMDRRCDDTPAAETQRAALREAIAFKVYEFDAHGVEMNHRYKSAAVAVEDQPEPAFTQDNELHFEQTTWPGARLPHAWLFGDGNKKASTLDLCGHGRFTILTGIGGRGWVDAAEALSAELNLPIATHIIGPRQQWQDHYGDWARAREVGDAGVILVRPDHHVAWRSEGLAADPAGELRRVLKTILDR
- a CDS encoding intradiol ring-cleavage dioxygenase; this encodes MEAHEKGYFTEENSVEVVTGRNAGAKDERLKQVMEVITRKLHETVKELEPTQDEWMQAILFLTRTGQMCNEWRQEFILLSDVLGVSMLVDAINNRKPSGASESTVLGPFHVADAPELPMGANICLDSKGEDMVIEGRILDTEGRPIANAVIDVWQANDEGFYDVQQKGIQPEFNLRGIFRTGPDGHYWFRAVKPKYYPIPDDGPVGQLLGNLGRHPYRPAHLHYIVSAGGFETLTTHIFDPDDPYIHSDAVFGVKESLLAKFDKVHDPGRARTYEFADDFWDVTHDFVLSRCKA
- a CDS encoding branched-chain amino acid ABC transporter permease; this encodes MSWLDTIIQGILLGGLYALFAAGLSLVFGIMRLVNLAHGDLIVLAAFLVLLLVSALGLNPFLAALVALPVMFALGWALQFLVLNRTLGDDILPPLLVTFGFSIVIQNGLLQGFSADSRRISAGALETASLQVGPISIGTMPLLTFLSAVGVIVALNLLFYRTSLGRAFRATSDDSATAGLMGIRAERIFATATGIAMMVVTIAALYLGTRANFDPTMGPARLIYAFEAVIIGGLGSFWGTLAGGIIIGVAQTVGAAVNPEWQILAGHVAFLLVLIVRPRGLFPRAVD
- a CDS encoding ABC transporter ATP-binding protein; amino-acid sequence: MAVLETHGLTAFYGDFQALFGVDMMLNEGETVAVIGANGAGKSTLLRSISGLIRNAPNHIRFAGAEIGALSAPDVVRLGIAMVPEGRRLFPSLSVEENLLIGKYGRSGDGTWTLDAIYELFPVLKERRHKPGMALSGGQQQMVAIGRGLMSNPRVLLCDEVSLGLAPVVVKDIYAAFPKIRATGAAIVIVEQDIGQALKVADRVYCMMEGRVTLTGTPATLSREDIHAAYFGAHAR